From Aquabacter sp. L1I39, the proteins below share one genomic window:
- a CDS encoding Crp/Fnr family transcriptional regulator, giving the protein MGLDQSRLSGLPLFAQMDVQDRARLCRGAATRHVPRNGTVFRQGEDAAAFFLLLHGRLKVTQVTPAGAQIMVRIVHPGDLFGIVKALGRADYPGTAIAAVDSLVAFWPTPAWETFLAASPSLALGALRMMGQRLEEARARILDVSTAAVERRVAHLVLRLAEQAGAPEADGVRIDFPLSRRDIAELTGTTLHTVSRILSAWEAKGLVRGGRRTLVLTDMSGLARQVEDTAP; this is encoded by the coding sequence ATGGGATTGGACCAAAGCCGCCTCAGCGGCCTGCCGTTGTTCGCGCAGATGGACGTGCAGGATCGCGCCCGCCTGTGCCGGGGCGCCGCGACCCGCCATGTGCCGCGCAATGGGACGGTGTTCCGCCAGGGCGAGGACGCCGCCGCCTTCTTCCTGCTGCTCCACGGCCGGCTGAAGGTGACGCAAGTGACGCCCGCCGGCGCGCAGATCATGGTGCGCATCGTCCATCCCGGCGACCTGTTCGGCATTGTGAAGGCGCTGGGGCGGGCGGACTATCCCGGCACGGCGATCGCCGCCGTGGACAGCCTCGTGGCCTTCTGGCCGACACCCGCCTGGGAGACCTTCCTCGCCGCCAGCCCCAGCCTCGCCTTGGGCGCCCTGCGCATGATGGGGCAACGCCTGGAGGAGGCGCGGGCGCGCATTCTCGACGTGTCCACCGCGGCGGTGGAGCGTCGGGTGGCGCATCTCGTCCTGCGCCTTGCCGAACAGGCCGGCGCGCCGGAGGCGGACGGCGTGCGCATCGACTTTCCCCTCTCCCGCCGCGACATTGCGGAACTCACCGGCACCACCCTCCACACCGTCTCCCGCATTCTGAGCGCCTGGGAAGCCAAGGGCCTGGTGCGCGGCGGACGGCGGACGCTCGTCCTCACCGACATGTCGGGCCTTGCCCGGCAGGTGGAAGACACCGCCCCTTGA